A genomic segment from Polyangium mundeleinium encodes:
- a CDS encoding DEAD/DEAH box helicase — MTDQNPTSQGANASEARTSDPTAAGQAAATAPTFDVLPLSAELRETLAEIGYVNPTPVQVAVWEPATRGRDAVVQARTGTGKTAAFGLPIVDHLVKRSAAHVQVLALCPTRELALQVTAEIERLGKRKGVRVVPVYGGAPMPRQIDAIAAGAQVIVGTPGRVLDHLRRGTLDPKNLRLLVLDECDEMLSMGFERELSAILERLPENRQTLLFSATLPPDIERMAKSKLKNPEFVTLSGDHVGALSIDHFVYMVAGDKLGALIRVIEVENPESAVVFCNTRDETERVASALQRQGFDADWLNGDLPQSDREKVMSATREGRLRFLVATDVAARGIDISLLTHVINYDFPQDAEAYVHRTGRTGRAGRTGTAISLIAPQDIGGLYLMRLTYKIRPIERQIPTEGELKTRAEADLVNMLAEAFAPKGTHPDDLSLARRILSHDASERILAGLLRDHLGARPTAKDEAAAARRAGPAPKRVEAAPAPGKAETKPAREPREERPRREEREPREEKRREEREPRAASEERPRREEREERPRREEREERAAGEEREPRESGRRSRGRREGRPEMPRPIRARGGDEVAPTPVSAADPLPPPKARAAAPVRHADFTSWQPPEEEGDDEPILGDAALAGPRDVAREVPREVGPDDTDPGRSQEGSSGDYAEVFVSVGRRDGVRAADLQALLLDQIGLDKADVKRIRVRERNAFVSVRRSEVTRAVAGLSGATLAGRTVMAEPARERSGAGGEIDADAAGAVEP, encoded by the coding sequence ATGACAGACCAGAATCCCACCTCCCAGGGCGCGAACGCCTCCGAGGCTCGCACGAGTGATCCCACAGCGGCCGGCCAGGCGGCCGCGACCGCGCCGACCTTCGACGTCTTGCCCCTCTCGGCCGAGCTGCGCGAGACGCTGGCCGAGATCGGCTACGTGAACCCCACGCCGGTGCAGGTCGCCGTGTGGGAGCCCGCGACGCGCGGGCGTGACGCCGTCGTGCAAGCGCGCACCGGCACCGGCAAGACGGCGGCCTTCGGGCTACCGATCGTCGATCACCTCGTCAAGCGCTCGGCCGCGCACGTGCAAGTCTTGGCGCTCTGCCCCACGCGTGAGCTCGCGCTGCAGGTGACGGCCGAGATCGAGCGGCTCGGCAAGCGCAAGGGCGTGCGCGTCGTACCCGTGTACGGCGGCGCGCCGATGCCGCGTCAGATCGACGCGATCGCCGCGGGCGCGCAGGTCATCGTGGGCACGCCCGGCCGCGTGCTCGATCACCTGCGCCGCGGCACGCTCGATCCGAAGAACCTCCGCCTGCTCGTGCTGGACGAGTGCGACGAGATGCTCTCGATGGGCTTCGAGCGTGAGCTCAGTGCGATCCTCGAGCGTTTGCCCGAGAACCGCCAGACGCTCCTCTTCTCGGCCACCTTGCCGCCCGACATCGAGCGGATGGCGAAGAGCAAGCTCAAGAACCCCGAGTTCGTCACGCTCTCGGGCGACCACGTCGGTGCGCTCTCCATCGATCACTTCGTGTACATGGTCGCGGGCGACAAGCTCGGCGCGCTCATCCGCGTGATCGAGGTCGAGAACCCGGAGAGCGCGGTCGTCTTCTGCAACACGCGCGACGAGACCGAGCGCGTAGCGAGCGCGCTGCAGCGCCAGGGCTTCGACGCGGACTGGCTCAACGGCGATCTGCCGCAGTCCGATCGCGAGAAGGTGATGAGCGCGACGCGCGAGGGCCGGCTCCGGTTCCTCGTCGCGACGGATGTGGCCGCGCGAGGGATCGACATCTCGCTGCTCACGCACGTCATCAACTACGACTTCCCGCAGGACGCCGAGGCGTACGTCCACCGCACGGGTCGCACCGGGCGCGCGGGCCGCACGGGCACTGCGATCTCGCTCATCGCGCCGCAGGACATCGGCGGCCTCTACCTGATGCGGCTCACGTACAAGATCCGCCCGATCGAGCGGCAGATCCCGACCGAGGGCGAGCTCAAGACGCGCGCCGAGGCCGACCTCGTCAACATGCTCGCCGAGGCGTTCGCCCCGAAGGGTACGCACCCGGACGATCTCTCCCTCGCGCGGCGCATCCTCTCGCACGACGCTTCCGAGCGGATCCTCGCGGGGCTCTTGCGGGATCACCTGGGCGCGCGGCCCACGGCCAAGGACGAAGCGGCGGCTGCGCGGCGCGCTGGTCCTGCGCCGAAGCGCGTCGAGGCGGCCCCTGCCCCGGGGAAGGCCGAGACGAAACCCGCGCGCGAGCCGCGTGAAGAGAGGCCGCGCCGCGAGGAGCGCGAGCCACGCGAGGAGAAGCGCCGCGAGGAGCGCGAGCCGCGCGCGGCCAGTGAGGAGCGACCGCGCCGCGAAGAGCGCGAAGAACGTCCGCGTCGGGAGGAGCGCGAAGAGCGCGCCGCCGGCGAGGAGCGCGAGCCGCGGGAGTCGGGTCGTCGTTCGCGGGGACGTCGTGAGGGGCGGCCCGAGATGCCGCGGCCGATCCGCGCGCGCGGCGGCGACGAGGTCGCGCCGACGCCTGTCAGCGCGGCCGATCCCTTGCCGCCTCCGAAGGCGCGCGCGGCTGCGCCGGTGCGTCACGCCGACTTCACGAGCTGGCAGCCGCCGGAGGAAGAGGGCGACGACGAGCCGATCCTCGGCGACGCCGCGCTCGCGGGCCCGCGGGACGTCGCGCGCGAGGTCCCGCGCGAGGTCGGTCCGGATGATACGGATCCGGGTCGCTCGCAGGAGGGTTCGTCCGGGGACTACGCCGAGGTTTTCGTCAGCGTGGGCCGCCGCGACGGCGTCCGCGCGGCTGACCTCCAGGCGCTCTTGCTCGACCAGATCGGCCTCGATAAGGCCGATGTCAAGCGGATCCGCGTCCGCGAGCGCAACGCGTTCGTCAGCGTCCGGCGCAGCGAGGTCACGCGCGCGGTGGCTGGCTTGTCGGGAGCGACGCTTGCCGGTCGCACCGTGATGGCCGAGCCGGCGCGGGAGCGCAGCGGCGCGGGCGGCGAAATCGACGCGGACGCCGCGGGCGCTGTCGAGCCCTGA
- a CDS encoding tetratricopeptide repeat protein, protein MARRGWEEEVGRLRQEVDGAIAVGLGVEDILPLLARITRIAEPGSEPWVAAHRQLAELGVEHDPWRAALFARKVLAHDGRDDGAWAVMGLAQSLLRNFRYAARAYERALALSPDNPWYAHNLGHLYDVALGRPHDALPLLAKASEAQPEEADIAASYAHALARSGKLVLAKRVLKRAIRRGATADQMALWRWLDAGAPETVEASGRERRGKPKKQRARQRPSARD, encoded by the coding sequence ATGGCGCGGCGCGGATGGGAGGAGGAGGTCGGGCGGCTCCGGCAAGAGGTCGACGGCGCGATCGCCGTGGGCCTCGGCGTCGAAGACATCCTCCCTCTGCTCGCGCGCATCACCCGCATCGCCGAGCCGGGCAGCGAGCCTTGGGTCGCGGCGCATCGGCAGCTCGCCGAGCTCGGCGTCGAGCACGACCCTTGGCGCGCGGCGCTCTTCGCCCGCAAGGTCCTCGCGCACGACGGCCGGGATGACGGCGCGTGGGCCGTCATGGGCCTCGCGCAGTCGCTCCTGCGAAACTTCCGGTATGCGGCGCGCGCCTACGAGCGGGCCCTCGCGCTCTCGCCGGACAACCCCTGGTACGCGCACAACCTCGGCCACCTGTACGACGTGGCCCTGGGCCGCCCGCACGACGCGCTCCCCTTGCTCGCGAAGGCCAGCGAGGCGCAGCCCGAGGAGGCGGACATCGCGGCGAGTTACGCGCACGCCCTCGCGCGCTCCGGCAAGCTCGTTCTCGCCAAGCGTGTGCTCAAGCGCGCCATCCGGCGTGGGGCCACGGCCGATCAGATGGCGCTCTGGCGCTGGCTCGACGCCGGCGCGCCGGAGACCGTGGAAGCCTCGGGGCGTGAGCGGCGCGGCAAACCGAAGAAACAGCGGGCCCGCCAGCGACCTTCCGCGCGCGACTAA
- a CDS encoding circularly permuted type 2 ATP-grasp protein, which produces MAEEPLPSSLFSGYPSAPGTYDELVEPGGHLRLPFRRALAPLASASPDAITRWQALAERALLNQGVTFSVYADSRGTEKIFPFCLVPRLVSAEDFSHVERGIEQRVRALGMFLDDVYGEQRILAEDPLLRDLVLGAKHHLPMLRGLRPAGGVRIHVAGIDLVRDPDGVFRVLEDNLRTPSGVSYVLENRIVSKRVLPKVFEEARVHPVEHYPARLSEVLRSVSPAPPDDTHAVVLTPGPYNSAYFEHSFLARTMGLELVEPADLYVDDDRVFLRTTRGPRRVHVIYRRIDDAFLDPEAFRPDSLLGVRGLVRAYAKGHVALANALGNGVADDKAVYAFVPQMIRFYLAEEPILAQVHTFVCARDEDLRYVRDHLDRLVVKSVDEAGGYGMLMGPTASAAERDSFRRRIEAEPRRFVAQERLELSTCPTWNGATGALVPRRVDLRPYVLTSPAGPWVLPGGLSRVALVPGSYVVNSSQGGGSKDTWVLKGKDPGRTEP; this is translated from the coding sequence GTGGCTGAAGAACCGCTTCCGTCGAGCCTCTTCTCCGGGTATCCGAGCGCGCCCGGCACGTACGACGAGCTCGTCGAACCGGGCGGGCACCTGCGCCTCCCCTTCCGACGCGCGCTCGCTCCCCTCGCCTCCGCCTCGCCCGACGCGATCACGCGCTGGCAGGCTCTCGCCGAGCGCGCCCTCCTCAACCAGGGCGTGACCTTCTCCGTCTACGCGGATTCTCGCGGCACCGAGAAGATCTTCCCCTTCTGCCTCGTCCCGCGCCTCGTCTCGGCCGAGGATTTTTCCCATGTCGAGCGGGGCATCGAGCAGCGCGTCCGCGCGCTCGGCATGTTCCTCGACGACGTCTACGGCGAGCAGCGCATCCTCGCGGAAGATCCGCTCCTCCGCGACCTCGTCCTCGGCGCCAAGCACCACCTGCCCATGCTCCGGGGCCTGCGCCCCGCGGGCGGCGTGCGCATCCACGTCGCGGGCATCGACCTCGTGCGGGACCCCGACGGCGTCTTCCGCGTCCTCGAGGACAACCTCCGCACGCCCTCCGGCGTCTCGTACGTCCTCGAAAACCGCATCGTCTCGAAGCGCGTCTTGCCGAAGGTCTTCGAAGAGGCCCGCGTGCATCCGGTCGAGCACTACCCCGCGCGCCTCTCCGAGGTCTTGCGCTCGGTCTCCCCTGCCCCGCCCGACGACACGCACGCCGTCGTGCTCACGCCCGGCCCGTACAACTCCGCGTACTTCGAGCACAGCTTCCTCGCCCGCACGATGGGCCTCGAGCTCGTCGAGCCTGCAGACCTCTACGTCGACGACGACCGCGTCTTCCTCCGCACCACGCGCGGACCCCGCCGTGTGCACGTCATCTACCGCCGCATCGACGACGCCTTCCTCGACCCCGAGGCCTTCCGCCCGGACAGCTTGCTCGGCGTGCGTGGCCTCGTCCGCGCCTACGCGAAGGGCCACGTCGCGCTCGCGAACGCCCTCGGCAACGGCGTCGCCGACGACAAGGCCGTCTACGCCTTCGTCCCGCAGATGATCCGCTTCTACCTCGCCGAGGAGCCGATCCTCGCCCAGGTCCACACCTTCGTCTGCGCCCGCGACGAGGACCTCCGGTACGTCAGGGACCACCTCGATCGGTTGGTGGTCAAATCGGTCGACGAGGCCGGCGGCTACGGCATGCTCATGGGCCCCACCGCCTCGGCCGCCGAGCGTGACTCCTTCCGCCGCCGCATCGAGGCCGAGCCGCGCCGCTTCGTCGCGCAGGAGCGCCTCGAACTGAGCACCTGCCCCACGTGGAACGGCGCCACGGGCGCGCTCGTCCCTCGCCGCGTCGACCTCCGCCCCTACGTCCTCACCTCGCCTGCGGGCCCCTGGGTCTTGCCCGGTGGCCTCTCGCGCGTCGCGCTCGTGCCTGGCTCGTACGTCGTCAATTCGAGCCAGGGCGGCGGCTCCAAGGATACGTGGGTGCTCAAAGGAAAAGATCCGGGAAGGACCGAGCCATGA
- a CDS encoding 3,4-dehydroadipyl-CoA semialdehyde dehydrogenase, whose product MERLASYVSGAWVHGSGKAAVLVNPTTEQPIAEASTEGIDFSRTLAHARDVGGPALRALSFAQRGELLLALSRAIHANRDALIEVAIQNGGNTRSDAKFDIDGASGTLAYYAELGKQLGDARFLVDGEGEKLGRSPRFFGYHVLVPRAGVAVHINAFNFPAWGLAEKAACALLAGMPVVSKPATSTALLAYRIARLFIEANILPAGAFSFIAGAPGDMLDHLGGQDVLAFTGSADTGARLRVTPAVVHGSVRLNIEADSLNTAVLGPDVASGSDTYRMFLREVSRDITQKAGQKCTAIRRILVPSAIEGEIKDELVSLLRDIKVGDPALEGVTVGPLATAAQLRDIRAGIQKLSAEASIVLGDGAFERVGAQDGKGYFVPPTLLHCKDPDAARDVHQHEVFGPCATIVPYDGSSARATDLVRRGGGMLVGSVYSDDRAFVTDMIFGLSPYHGRLYFGSEKIADQTPGPGTVLPQSVHGGPGRAGGGEELGGRRGLAFYSHRAAIQGARPILEAALDLKS is encoded by the coding sequence ATGGAACGACTTGCCAGCTATGTGTCAGGCGCGTGGGTTCACGGCTCCGGCAAGGCCGCCGTGCTCGTCAATCCGACGACCGAGCAGCCGATCGCCGAGGCCAGCACGGAGGGCATCGACTTCTCGCGCACGCTCGCCCATGCCCGCGACGTCGGCGGCCCTGCGCTGCGCGCCCTCTCGTTCGCGCAGCGCGGCGAGCTGCTCCTCGCCTTGTCGCGCGCCATCCACGCGAACCGCGACGCCCTGATCGAGGTCGCCATCCAGAACGGTGGCAACACCCGCAGCGACGCGAAGTTCGACATCGACGGCGCCTCCGGCACGCTCGCGTATTACGCCGAGCTCGGCAAGCAGCTCGGCGATGCTCGTTTCCTCGTCGACGGCGAAGGCGAAAAGCTCGGCAGGAGCCCTCGTTTCTTCGGCTACCACGTCCTCGTCCCCCGCGCGGGCGTCGCGGTGCACATCAACGCCTTCAACTTCCCTGCTTGGGGCCTCGCCGAGAAGGCCGCTTGTGCCCTGCTCGCCGGCATGCCCGTCGTCTCCAAGCCTGCGACGAGCACCGCCTTGCTCGCGTACCGGATCGCGCGCCTGTTCATCGAGGCGAACATCCTCCCTGCGGGCGCCTTCTCCTTCATCGCGGGCGCGCCCGGCGACATGCTCGATCACCTCGGCGGCCAGGACGTTCTCGCCTTCACCGGCTCGGCGGACACCGGCGCGCGCCTCCGCGTCACGCCGGCCGTCGTGCATGGCTCGGTGCGCCTCAACATCGAGGCCGACAGCCTCAACACGGCTGTCCTCGGGCCTGACGTCGCCTCGGGCTCCGACACGTACCGCATGTTCCTGCGCGAGGTCAGCCGCGACATCACGCAGAAGGCCGGGCAGAAGTGCACCGCCATCCGCCGCATCCTCGTCCCTTCCGCGATCGAGGGCGAGATCAAGGACGAGCTCGTCAGCTTGCTGCGCGACATCAAGGTCGGCGACCCCGCGCTCGAAGGTGTCACCGTCGGCCCGCTCGCGACCGCCGCGCAGCTCCGCGACATCCGCGCCGGCATCCAGAAGCTCTCGGCCGAGGCCTCGATCGTCCTTGGCGACGGCGCGTTCGAGCGTGTCGGCGCGCAGGACGGCAAGGGCTACTTCGTCCCGCCCACGCTGCTCCACTGCAAGGATCCCGATGCGGCGCGTGACGTCCACCAGCACGAGGTCTTTGGCCCCTGCGCCACGATCGTCCCCTACGACGGCTCCTCGGCCCGCGCGACGGACCTCGTCCGCCGCGGCGGCGGCATGCTCGTCGGCTCGGTGTACAGCGACGATCGCGCGTTCGTCACCGACATGATCTTCGGTTTGTCGCCGTATCACGGCCGCCTCTACTTCGGCAGCGAGAAGATCGCCGACCAGACGCCTGGCCCGGGCACGGTCCTCCCGCAGAGCGTGCACGGCGGCCCTGGCCGCGCAGGCGGCGGCGAGGAGCTCGGCGGACGCCGCGGCCTCGCGTTCTACTCGCACCGCGCGGCGATCCAGGGCGCAAGGCCCATCCTCGAAGCCGCGCTCGATCTGAAGAGCTGA
- a CDS encoding malonic semialdehyde reductase — MANRLDDEALDQLFRNARTHNGWIERPVEDDVLREIYDLAKMAPTSANCSPMRVVFVKSAEAKARLLGVVSAGNQEKTRTAPVTAIIATDRRFYDELPKLFPHADARSWFVGNEAHAEKTAFRNGTLQGAYFMLAARALGLDVGPMSGFDNDKLDRAFFPDGRYASNFLVNLGYGDSTKLFPRNPRFTFDEACTIL, encoded by the coding sequence ATGGCGAATCGGCTCGACGACGAAGCGCTCGATCAACTCTTCCGCAACGCGCGCACCCACAACGGGTGGATCGAGCGCCCGGTCGAGGACGACGTGCTGCGCGAGATCTACGACCTCGCGAAGATGGCCCCGACGAGCGCGAACTGCTCGCCGATGCGCGTCGTCTTCGTGAAGAGCGCGGAGGCGAAGGCGCGGCTCCTCGGCGTGGTCTCGGCGGGCAACCAGGAGAAGACCCGCACGGCGCCCGTCACGGCGATCATCGCCACCGATCGCCGCTTCTACGACGAGCTGCCCAAGCTCTTCCCGCACGCGGACGCGCGCTCCTGGTTCGTGGGCAACGAGGCCCACGCCGAGAAGACCGCGTTCCGCAACGGCACGCTCCAGGGCGCCTACTTCATGCTGGCCGCGCGCGCGCTCGGCCTCGACGTGGGCCCCATGTCCGGCTTCGACAACGACAAACTCGACCGCGCGTTTTTCCCCGACGGCCGTTACGCCTCGAACTTCCTCGTGAACCTCGGCTACGGCGACAGCACAAAACTCTTCCCGCGGAACCCTCGGTTCACCTTCGACGAGGCCTGCACGATTCTCTGA
- a CDS encoding TolC family protein, translated as MVRPRRVRASLTTSLLTFALLLSAPLAAQQPEPRPQGGTSTEAPAQPAPPPATPPTIEVADPALAPVPPAPRTLGNWREAMTLIETRAPDLRIAEAEVARAEALAEQARGRYLPRVDGQGQVQTIILPRPQGDLNTPFAAALSASIGATATVPLIQPRLWYAAGTAKVNIEAAKQTEADRRRTLLANLASVIVQVVAAENQSEINRAALKTALERLELTRRRARLGTGTQLDVVRAEQDLTLVRNQLLQSNEQIRRTRESLGLALGDNVPYGVPPNISLNDIEQSVRGTCHAGKPEERPDVVAAKKQVEVAERQVGEARRGYLPTLDASTTINVTSQPQFIGGNYIWTARALLTIPIFDASRSGEVSAARASVELQKARLEAAERQARLDAQQTYRGVEVADQTRALAERTRDLAKETARLSQVAFEAGTATSFELIDAAQRLRQAELDLAQREFELIRAKIAALLAAAVCDG; from the coding sequence ATGGTCCGTCCTCGTCGGGTACGCGCCTCGCTCACCACGTCGCTCCTCACCTTCGCCTTGCTCCTCTCGGCGCCGCTCGCCGCGCAGCAGCCCGAGCCTCGCCCTCAGGGAGGGACCTCGACCGAAGCGCCCGCGCAGCCCGCACCACCTCCTGCGACACCGCCGACGATCGAGGTTGCGGATCCGGCCCTCGCGCCGGTCCCGCCTGCCCCCAGGACGCTTGGCAACTGGCGCGAGGCGATGACCCTCATCGAGACGCGTGCGCCGGATCTTCGCATCGCCGAGGCTGAGGTCGCGCGCGCCGAGGCGCTCGCGGAGCAAGCACGGGGGCGTTATCTGCCCCGCGTCGACGGGCAGGGTCAGGTGCAGACGATCATTCTTCCGCGGCCCCAGGGTGACCTCAACACGCCCTTTGCCGCGGCGTTGTCGGCGAGCATTGGCGCCACGGCGACGGTGCCGCTGATCCAGCCGCGCCTCTGGTACGCCGCCGGCACCGCCAAGGTCAACATCGAGGCCGCGAAGCAGACCGAGGCGGATCGTCGCCGCACGCTGCTCGCGAACCTCGCGAGCGTCATCGTGCAGGTCGTGGCGGCGGAGAACCAGAGCGAGATCAACCGCGCTGCGCTGAAGACGGCGCTCGAGCGGCTCGAGCTCACGCGTCGCCGTGCGCGGCTCGGGACGGGCACGCAGCTCGATGTCGTGCGCGCCGAGCAGGACCTCACGCTCGTGCGTAACCAACTGCTCCAGAGCAATGAGCAGATCCGGCGCACGCGCGAGTCGCTCGGCCTCGCGCTCGGCGACAACGTCCCTTACGGCGTCCCCCCGAACATCTCGCTCAACGACATCGAGCAGAGCGTGCGGGGGACGTGCCACGCGGGCAAACCCGAGGAGCGTCCGGACGTGGTGGCCGCGAAGAAGCAAGTCGAAGTGGCCGAGCGTCAGGTTGGTGAAGCGAGGCGCGGATATCTGCCGACGCTGGACGCCTCCACGACCATCAACGTCACGAGCCAGCCCCAGTTCATCGGCGGCAACTACATCTGGACTGCGCGCGCTCTCTTGACGATCCCCATCTTCGACGCGAGCCGCTCTGGCGAGGTCAGCGCCGCGCGTGCCTCCGTCGAGCTGCAGAAGGCGCGGCTCGAGGCCGCCGAGCGCCAGGCGCGCCTCGACGCGCAGCAGACCTACCGCGGTGTGGAGGTCGCCGACCAGACGCGCGCGCTCGCGGAACGGACGCGCGATCTCGCGAAGGAGACGGCGCGCCTCTCGCAGGTCGCGTTCGAGGCGGGCACGGCGACGAGCTTCGAGCTCATCGACGCGGCACAGCGCCTCCGCCAGGCGGAGCTTGATCTGGCGCAGCGCGAGTTCGAACTCATCCGCGCGAAGATCGCCGCTCTGCTCGCGGCGGCCGTTTGTGACGGCTGA
- a CDS encoding protein kinase domain-containing protein gives MSTAAALIGSTLAGRFRITAFLGEGAMATVYRGVQDADPREVAVKVMHPELARDTTFAKRFRREAKAASRLNHRNTVQIIDYGVDGTVAYIAMELLQGRDLFEILSVERRLAEARAARILMEVCDVLTAAHAQGVVHRDLKPENIMILGQPDAAGRERIKVLDFGIAKILDKEPKEGEAGEAGPISAAPSSAITTVGVIVGTPEYMSPEQCRGEAVDPRSDIYACGVLLYQLVTGQIPFSGESIIDIALKHIRQPPPRPSHATPFMHKGLEAVILTALEKWPAQRQQSAVELKAALEKILPELRTTPHRLGGTSRDNAPPPPSRRNIAEVPVESVRVAHATIPEQSTLPSEELTIKRKGLRPVAPADADHDTDPEGGKLLKDGVIIRVPADAEPVLGSSPTIPAAPSVTDTLATGREPPPAAKKPSSPKPPSVVKVVADDKARKSAAALATDKPRTASRKKKGATSFWLLVPIAVLVGITVGAVVFFLTQ, from the coding sequence ATGAGCACCGCCGCGGCCCTCATTGGAAGCACCCTGGCAGGTCGGTTCCGGATCACCGCGTTCCTCGGGGAGGGAGCGATGGCGACCGTGTACCGCGGCGTGCAGGATGCCGACCCGCGCGAAGTCGCGGTCAAGGTCATGCACCCGGAGCTCGCGCGTGACACCACCTTCGCCAAGCGCTTCCGCCGCGAGGCCAAGGCCGCCTCGCGCCTCAACCACAGGAACACCGTCCAGATCATCGACTACGGCGTCGATGGGACCGTCGCGTACATCGCGATGGAGCTGCTCCAGGGCCGGGATCTCTTCGAGATCCTCTCGGTCGAGCGGCGCCTGGCCGAGGCGAGGGCCGCGCGGATCTTGATGGAGGTCTGCGACGTGCTCACGGCGGCGCACGCGCAAGGCGTCGTGCACCGCGACCTCAAGCCCGAGAACATCATGATCCTCGGCCAGCCCGACGCCGCGGGCCGCGAGCGCATCAAGGTCCTCGACTTCGGCATCGCGAAGATCCTCGACAAGGAGCCGAAGGAGGGCGAAGCCGGGGAGGCTGGGCCCATCAGCGCAGCGCCGAGCTCCGCGATCACCACCGTCGGCGTCATCGTCGGCACGCCCGAGTACATGTCGCCCGAGCAGTGCCGCGGCGAGGCCGTCGACCCGCGCAGCGACATCTACGCGTGCGGCGTGCTCCTCTACCAGCTCGTCACCGGCCAGATCCCCTTCAGCGGCGAGTCCATCATCGACATCGCCCTCAAGCACATCCGCCAGCCGCCGCCCCGGCCGAGCCACGCCACGCCCTTCATGCACAAGGGCCTCGAAGCGGTCATCCTGACCGCGCTCGAAAAGTGGCCCGCGCAGCGGCAGCAGAGCGCCGTCGAGCTCAAGGCCGCGCTGGAGAAAATCCTGCCGGAGCTGCGCACCACGCCGCATCGGCTCGGCGGCACCTCGCGCGACAACGCGCCTCCGCCGCCCTCGCGCCGCAACATCGCCGAGGTCCCGGTCGAGTCGGTCCGCGTCGCGCACGCCACGATCCCCGAGCAATCGACGCTCCCCTCCGAGGAGCTCACGATCAAGCGCAAGGGGCTCCGGCCCGTCGCCCCGGCCGACGCGGATCACGACACCGATCCCGAGGGCGGCAAGCTCTTGAAGGACGGCGTCATCATCCGCGTCCCGGCCGACGCCGAGCCCGTCCTCGGCTCCTCGCCCACGATCCCCGCGGCGCCGTCGGTCACGGACACGCTCGCCACGGGCCGCGAACCCCCGCCGGCCGCGAAAAAGCCCTCGTCACCGAAGCCGCCGTCCGTCGTGAAGGTCGTGGCCGACGACAAGGCGCGCAAGTCCGCGGCGGCGCTCGCCACCGACAAACCTCGCACGGCGTCGCGCAAGAAGAAGGGCGCCACGAGCTTCTGGCTCCTCGTCCCGATCGCCGTCCTCGTGGGGATCACGGTGGGCGCCGTCGTCTTTTTTCTGACGCAATGA
- a CDS encoding CAP domain-containing protein, which produces MASSRPFVWPILPVLAALGLAPGTLGCTTVEYADSVSQANPLDAVESDLVGRLNDMRTQAGVPVLKVCATLNQSASSHSDDMRDKGYLKDIGPDGSTAVTRACDAGFSAACDGSVGMAELLAKGFAGAAQTLEQWAADEGTKPVLVNGDFLTVGVGRSMGGESAIWTLDLAAAVDPSCDAAAP; this is translated from the coding sequence TTGGCTTCGTCTCGCCCGTTCGTTTGGCCGATCCTCCCCGTCCTCGCCGCGCTCGGCCTCGCCCCCGGGACCCTGGGTTGCACGACAGTCGAGTACGCGGACAGCGTGAGCCAGGCGAATCCGCTGGACGCCGTCGAGAGTGATCTCGTCGGCCGGCTGAACGACATGCGCACGCAAGCCGGCGTGCCCGTGCTGAAGGTCTGCGCGACGCTGAACCAGTCCGCGTCCTCGCACAGCGACGACATGCGGGACAAGGGTTACCTGAAAGACATCGGGCCAGACGGATCCACGGCGGTGACGCGCGCGTGCGACGCAGGGTTTTCCGCGGCGTGCGACGGGAGCGTGGGGATGGCCGAGCTCTTGGCGAAGGGGTTCGCCGGGGCCGCGCAGACGCTGGAGCAGTGGGCCGCGGACGAAGGGACGAAGCCGGTCCTCGTGAACGGGGATTTTCTGACGGTCGGCGTGGGTCGATCGATGGGCGGGGAGTCGGCGATCTGGACGCTCGATCTCGCAGCCGCAGTCGATCCGAGCTGCGACGCCGCGGCGCCGTAA